The following nucleotide sequence is from Micromonospora sp. WMMD1120.
AGACCAAGACCAAGCTCGGCAACACGCCGGTGAAGAGCTTCGTGCAGCGGGTCTGCAACGAGTGGCTCGTCGACTGGTTCGACCGTAACCCGGCCGAGGCCAAGATGATCATCCAGAAGGCGTCCCAGGCGGCTCGCGCCCGGATCGCCGCCCAGCAGGCGCGCAAGCTGGCCCGGCGCAAGTCGCTGCTGGAGTCCGGCTCGATGCCGGGCAAGCTGGCCGACTGCCAGTCGACCGACCCGCGCGAGTCCGAGGTGTTCATCGTCGAGGGCGACTCGGCCGGTGGCTCGGCCAAGCAGGGTCGCGACCCACGGACGCAGGCGATCCTGCCCATTCGCGGCAAGATCCTCAACGTGGAGAAGGCCCGGATCGACCGGGTGCTCAAGAACAACGAGGTCCAGGCGCTGATCACCGCGCTGGGCACCGGCATCCACGACGACTTCGACATCGAGAAGCTGCGCTACCACAAGATCGTGCTGATGGCCGACGCGGACGTCGACGGCCAGCACATCCAGACCCTGCTGCTCACCCTGCTGTTCCGCTTCATGCGTCCGCTGGTCGAGCTGGGGCACGTCTACCTGGCCGCCCCGCCGCTCTACAAGATCAAGTGGAACAGGAAGGGCGACGACGCGCAGTACGCCTACTCCGACCGCGAGCGGGACGGGCTCATCGCGCTGCGCCAGCAGAAGAAGGCCAACGCCAAGCCGGACGACATCCAGCGGTTCAAGGGCCTCGGCGAGATGAACTATCCCGAGCTGTGGGAAACCACGATGAACCCGGCGACCCGTACCCTGCGTCAGGTCACGCTCGACGACGCGGCAACCGCCGACGAGTTGTTCAGCGTCCTGATGGGCGAGGACGTCGAAGCCCGCCGGTCGTTCATCCAGCGCAACGCCAAGGACGTGCGGTTCCTGGACATCTGACGGACTGCTGTGGATCGGCCGGCAGTGCCCGGCCGATCCACCGGTCCACAGAGTTATCCACAGCTTGGCCGGTATCCACAGCCGTTATCCACAGCACGAAAACGACTCTGAGTCTGATAAGGGTACACAGTGACTGATTCGCCCGAGTCCACACCGAACGAGCCCGAGGTCCCCGCCGAGGCCATCGCCGCGGTGGTCGCGCACGACCGGATCGAACCGGTCGGGCTCGAGGTGGAGATGCAGCGCTCCTACCTCGACTACGCGATGAGCGTCATCGTCGGGCGCGCGCTGCCGGACGTCCGGGACGGGCTCAAGCCGGTCCACCGCAAGATCCTCTACGCGATGTTCGACTCCGGCTACCGGCCGGACCGTGGCTACGTGAAGTGCTCCCGCGTCGTCGGCGACGTGATGGGCCAGTTCCACCCGCACGGCGACTCGGCGATCTACGACGCGCTGGTCCGGATGGCGCAGCCGTGGTCGCTGCGCTACCCGCTGGTCGACGGCAACGGCAACTTCGGCTCGCCGGGTAATGATCCGGCTGCCGCCATGCGCTACTGTATTACGGGAAATGTCCGTATTCGCACCGCCGAGGGCAGCGTGCGGATCGCGGACGTGGTCGCCGACGCCGCGCCGTCCAGCGAGATCGACATCGACCTCAAGGTCCGCGACCGCAACGGCGACCTGGTCCGCGCCTCGAAGTTCTTCCACTCCGGCGAGCACCCGACGCTGCGGCTACGCACCCGCGAGGGGTACGAGCTGACCGGCACCCACAACCACCCGGTGCTCTGCCTGGTGGACGTGGCCGGAGTGCCGACCCTGCTGTGGAAGCTGCTCGCCGAGATCTCCCCCGGCGACCGGGTGGTCCTCCAGCGCAGCGTGCCGGACGAGATCGGCTACCCGATGCTGGAGCACGTCGAGGCGGCCGTTCTCGCCGGCGCCTTCGTCAGCGAGGGCTGGGTCTCCGCGAACCGCGCGGGCTTCAACAACGTCGACCGGGAGTTCTTCGTCCGCGTCCTCGCGGCGTATAACCTGGCCGTCGGCGGACCCCGTTACGTGAGCGAGCGGGTCATCGCCTCGGGCAGCGTTTTGCACGAACTCGACGTGCAGGACGTCGCCGCGCTGCGTGCGAGCGTCCTCGGCGAGATGGTGGGCGCGCGTAGCGCCGCCAAGTTCGTCCCCGAGTTCGTCTGGCAGGGGCCCGCCGCGATCAAGCGGGCGTTCCTCCAGGCGCTGTTCGAGGGCGACGGCTCGTCCTCGCTACTGCCGCGCAACACCATCCAGATCTCGTACTCCACTCGCAGCGAGCGGCTGGCAGCCGAGGTCCAGCAGTTGCTGCTGGAGTTCGGCGTGATCAGCCGGCAGACCCGCTACGACGACGGCGAGATCAAGGTCGTGGTGACCAACCGCCGCGACGCCCGGATCTTCGCCGCCCACGTCGGGTTCCTGGGCCGCAAGCAGGCCAAGCTGGAAGCCGAGCTGGCCCAGGTGCCGGCGAGCAGCACCGCGCTCGCCAGCGACCACGTGCCGCTGGTCGGCGACTTCATCCGCGAGCATGGCGCGAGCCGTTGGACGGAGCGGGACTGGCTGCGGCGGCACAACGTGGACCGGATCGAGCGGTGGGAGCGGGACCGCGACGAGATCGCGGCCCGGATCACCAACTCCGAGGTGCTCGACGTGGTCGAGCCTTTGGTCGACGGGCGTTTCTACTACGCCGAGGTGGCGCAGATCACCGACGCCGGTGTGCAGCCGGTCTACAGCGTCCGGGTCGACACCGACGACCACTCGTTCGTGTCGGACGGGTTCGTCAGCCACAACACCGAGTGCAAGCTCGACCCCCTCGCGATGGAGATGCTGCGGGACATCGACGAGGACACCGTCGACCTGCAGGACAACTACGACGGCCGGGCCAAGGAGCCCACCATCCTGCCGTCGAGGATTCCCAACCTGCTGGTGAACGGCTCCGAGGGCATCGCGGTCGGCATGGCCACCAAGATCCCGCCGCACAACCTGCGCGAGATCGGCGCAGCGGTGCAGTGGTGCCTGGAGCACCCGGAGGAGGACGAGGAGACCACCCTCGAGGCGCTGCTCGGCATCGTCAAGGGGCCGGACTTCCCGACGCACGGTCTGATCGTGGGCACGACGGCGATCCAGGACGCGTACCGCACCGGTCGCGGCTCCATCCGGATGCGGGCCGTGGTGGAGGTCGAGGAGGACAAGCGGGGTCGGCCCTGCCTGGTCGTCAGCGAGCTGCCCTACCAGGTCAACCCGGACAACCTCGCCGAACGGATCGCCGAGCTGATCAAGGAGGGCAAGCTCGCCGGCATCGCCGACATCCGCGACGAGTCCTCCGGCCGTACCGGTATGCGGATTGTGCTGGTGCTCAAGCGCGACGCGGTCGCCAAGGTCGTGCTGAACAACCTCTACAAGCACACCCAGCTCCAGGAGACGTTCGGCGCCAACATGCTGGCGCTGGTCGACGGCGTGCCGCGGACGCTCAACCTGGCCCAGTTCATCAGGTACTACGTCGAGCACCAGATCGACGTGATCCGCCGGCGGACGGCGTTCCGGCTGCGCAAGGCCGAGGAGCGGGCGCACATCCTGCGGGGTCTGGCCAAGGCGCTGGACGCCCTGGACGAGGTGATCGCCCTGATCCGGCGCTCGCCGACGGTGGAGGACGCGCGGCAGGGCCTGATCCGACTGCTGGAGATCGACGAGATCCAGGCGACCGCGATCCTGGACATGCAGCTGCGGCGGCTCGCCGCGCTGGAGCGGCAGCGGATCCTCGACGACCTGGCCAAGCTGGAGATCGAGATCGCCGACCTGAAGGACATCCTGGCCAAGCCGGAGCGGCAGCGGAAGATCGTCTCGGAGGAGCTGGGCGAGATCGTCGCCAAGTGGGGCGACGATCGGCGTACGCAGATCATCCCGTTCGACGGCGAGGTCTCGATGGAGGACCTCATCGCCCGCGAGGACGTGGTCGTCACGATCACCCGGACCGGGTACGCCAAGCGGACCAAGGTCGATCTCTACCGCTCCCAGCGGCGCGGCGGGAAGGGCGTCAGTGGCGCTACGCTGCGGCAGGACGACATCGTCAGCCACTTCTTCGTCTGCTCGACCCACGACTGGATCCTGTTCTTCACGAACAAGGGCCGGGTGTACCGGGCCAAGGCGTACGAGCTACCGGAGGCCAGTAGGGTAGCCAAGGGCCAACACGTGGCCAATCTGCTCGCCTTCCAACCGGACGAGCAGATCGCGCAGATCATCGAAATCCCGGACTACCAGGTAGCCCCCTATCTGGTACTGGCCACGAAGAACGGCCTGGTGAAGAAGACGCGGCTCGAGGAGTTCGACTCCAACCGTTCCGGCGGCATCATCGCGATCAACCTGCGCGATGAGGACGAGCTGGTCGGTGCTGCGCTGGCTGCCCCGGAGGACGACCTGCTGCTGGTCTCGAAGAAGGCGCAGGCGATCCGGTTCAACGCGTCGGACGAGGCGCTGCGGCCGATGGGCCGGGCCACCTCGGGGGTGATCGGCATGCGCTTCACGGACGACGACGTCCTGCTGGCCATGGAGGTCGTCCGAGAAGGTCTGGACGTCCTGGTGGCCACGAACGGGGGATATGCGAAGCGCACCCCGATCGAGGAATACCCGGTGCAGGGCCGGGGAGGTAAGGGCGTGTTGACTGCGAAGATCACCGAACGGCGCGGTGGTCTGGTCGGCGCGGTGGTGATCGACCCGGACGACGAGCTGTTCGCGATCACCAGCAACGGTGGTGTCATCCGGACTCCGGTGAAGCCTGTACGCCGTACGCGTGACCGGAACACAATGGGGGTCAAGCTGATGGACCTCCCGGACGGCGTGACTATCGTGGCAATTGCTCGCAATGCCGACGAGCCTGACGAACAGGACTAGTTGAATGACGGAGACACAGGCGAAGTCGGGGAACACGGGGACCTCGACCAACCCGGTCGACGAGGAGGCCGCCAAGGGCGGCACACCAGCGACCGGCCGCGCGGCCGTGGGCCGGGCGACGGTCCCCGCCGACGCGCCTGCCCCGAAGTTCACCAGGGCTCCCGGCATGACACCCCCGCCGGAACAGCCGGGCGAGGACGTCGGGTCGGGTGACAAGACCGAGGCGTCCGCAGCGGAGACGCCGACGTCCGCTGCCACCACACCGGCGGGCTCGGCGTCGTCCGCCGCCCGGCCGTCGACCACCCAGCCGATCGGTCTGCGGGCCGGTCAGGCGGCGTCGACCAGCGCCACCGGCACCCAGCCGCGGATCACGCCGGGCACCGCACAGCCGCAGTCGGACACGACCCGGGTCGGTGCCGCCGCCGGGCGCCCGGCCAGCGGTGGTGGCCTGCCGCCCGGGATCGGCAACGCGTCCGCCGTCGGGGCCGCCCGGGTCGGTGAAGCGGTACGCGCGGCGCGCACCTCGGTCAGCTCGGCGGCGTCCCGCGGGCCGCGCCGGGCGCGACTGAACCTCAAGCGGATCGACCCGTGGTCCGTGATGAAGTTCGCGTTCGCCGTCTCGGTGGTGCTCTTCATCGTCGTGGTGGTGGCCACCTCGGTCCTCTACCTCGCGCTGGACGCGATGGGCGTCTTCCAGAGCGTCAACGAGAGCCTGAGCGACCTGGTCAACGCCGGCGGTGGGCAGAGCACCAGCGGCTTCCAGATCACGGCCAAGGGCGTCATCCTCAGCTCGGCCCTGATCGGCCTGGTCAACGTGGTGCTGTTCACCGCGCTGGCCACCCTGGGGGCGTTCGTCTACAACGTCTGCGCCGACCTGGTCGGCGGGATCGAGCTGACGCTCGCCGAGCGGGACTGAGACAACCGGACGCCGGGGCTCCGCATAATGCGGTCGCCCCGGCGTCGCGTACTCGGGTAGGTTTTGCAGGCAACGACACCCGGCTCGCAGGCCCGGACCCCGATTTGGGGCGGGCAGGGCGGATGGGTTAATCTTGCTCGTCGCAACGCGGGGCTATAGCTCAGTCGGTTAGAGCGCAGAGCTGATAACTCTGAGGTCGCTGGTTCGATTCCAGCTAGCCCCACCGCACGTCGTCCGACAGTAGTCGAGCGCGAGGGGTCCCCGGCATGTTCAAGAAGCTGCTGATTCTGGCGGGTGTCGTCGGTGTGGCCGCCGTCGTGTTCAACAAGATCAAGGCCTCGAACGACGAGCGCGCCCTCTGGCACGAGGCGACCACCGCCCCCGACCTGCGCTGACTCCCGGCCCGGCGGCGAGCGATCGACGCCACGGCCATCCACGGGGCCCTAGCTCAACTGGCAGAGCACTGCCTTTGCAAGGCAGGGGTTAGGGGTTCGAGTCCCCTGGGCTCCACACACTTCTCTGACCTGCGACTCTTGGCTGTACCGCAGTCGTCATGCGAACCAGTTGATCGAGGGTGCGAGTCTTTCCTGGCGAGCGAGCGAGCGGTGATGCATGCATAATGAATGCATGGTTGCTCTCCAGATTCGGGACGTGCCGGAAGAAGTGCGAGACGCCCTGGCGGCCCAGGCCAGGGCGCGCGGGCAGTCACTCCAGGCATACCTGCTGGAACTGGTGGAGACGCAGGCTCGACGGCTGCGCAACACGGCGGCTCTTGATCGCTTCGCCGGCCGATCCGACGGTGCTCGCTCTCTGCCGGGGGAGAGCGCCGCAGAGTTGAACGACCAGCGGGAGCAGCGCGGATCGTGGGGAAGCACCGCGTGATCGTCGTGGATGCGTTGGTTCTGGCCGACGCTCTGGTCGATGATGGGCCGGTCGGGGACGCGGCGCGGGCGGAACTGACCGGAGATCCGCACTGGGCCGCGCCGAGTCATCTTCTGGTCGAGGTCCTGTCCTTGATCAGAGGCAAGGTCCTCGGCGGGAAGCTCGGCCTTGCCCGGGCTCAGGAGGCGATCGACACCCTGCCTTCGTTGGTCATCGACGAGGTTGGCGTCGCGATGCTGGTTGACCGGATGTGGCAGATGCGGGGCAATGTCACGGCGTACGACGCGGCTTACGTCGCGGCGGCGGAGTTGATGGCCTGCCCACTCGTGACCGGTGATGGTCGGCTCGCCAAGGCCAGCGGTATCCGCTGCGAGATCCGACTGCTCGCCGCGTCCTGACGGCAGCCGCCTGGGTGGACGGTCCTGGCCGCTACCCGACGAGGAGATCCGGTTCAAGACTGGCGGCGCGCAAAGATGATCCCGCCGAGCGAACTCTCGGCCGAAGTGAGAGTCATCTGCGCCTCCACCGTGAACCCGCCGTCTTGCAGCCATGCCGCCATCTGAGCGGGCTGGCGGCGGTGGACGTACACCTTCATCGGGTGGCCGCCGTAGCCCTGCGTCTTGAGCCGTGATCCGTCACCGACGTGGAAGCTGAGCAGTAGCGGGCTACCGGGACGCATCACCCGTCGGAAGTGCGCGAAGACCGAGCCGACCTGGTCGTCGGGAATGTGGATCAGCGAGTACCAGGCGACCAAGCCGGCGACAGAGCCCTCAACCAGATCCAGGTCGGTCATGGAGCCCACCTCGAACCTCAGACCCGGATGATCACGCCGAGCCACATCGATCATCCTCGGCGACAGGTCAATTCCGAAGGCGTCAACGCCGAGCTCATGCAGGTAGGCGGTGATGCGCCCTGATCCACAGCCCACGTCCACCACTGGACCACCACCGGCGGCCTGAACGAACCCGGCGAACAAGGCCAGAGTCGCTCGTTCGTAGGGCGTTTCATCCAGGAAGTTGCGCAGGCTCTCTGCATAACTATCGGCGACTGTGTCGTACGAGGTGCGAGTGTCTGCCAACCAGCCCTCAACGCTCATCGCGGCAACACTAACTTGATCTTCAACCCCTGAGGTCCTGCGGGGACCCTGATCGATCGCATCAAGGCGTGGACCGGACTGTCCGATCACACCTTGAGGACGTCCACGTCGTACAGCGCTATCGACGCGTCGCGGGAGGCGAGGGTCAGCCCTTCGGTGATTGCCTGTGCCACCAGCATGCGGTCGAAGGGATCGCGGTGATGCGATGGCAGGCGGCCGGCGGCGATGGCGTGGGCGTGAGTCACCGGAAGGTCCCGAAAGCCCATGTCTCGTACCCGCTCTGCGAGGTCAGGGGGTCCGGCGAGTTTCCCGGTGCTCTGTTTGATGGTGATCTCCCACAGGGTGACCGGGGAGAGGAAGATGTCCGGCTCGTGGCGTAGTTGGTCGAGCAACTCGGTGCCGAGGGTCGGGTCGCCGGTGATGGCCCAGAGCGCGACGTGCGTGTCCAGCAGCAGGTTCATGCGCCGATGCCGAAGTCGTCGGCGATCTCGGCGTTGGTCTGGGGGGAATCCCAGTCACCGGAGAGGTCCAGTTGGCCGGCGAGGGAGCCGACTGCGGTGCGGTTGGCCCGCCGGACCAGCGGTACGACCTTCGCCACCGGGGTGCCCGCCCGGTCGATGATGATCTCCTCGCCACGTTCCACCCGTTCGATGATCCGCGACAGATGGGTCTTGGCGTCATGCATGTTGTAGTGCACCGCCTCAGCCGACATGGCGCGACCTCCTCGCTTAGCTAAGGGATTAGCTTAGCCTGCTTGGTCGCATGCGTCAGCGGCCTTGGCTGCTCAGGGCCGGGGTCGCCAGACGCCGTCCGAGTCCGTGCCCCGGGAGAAGTCAGGGGCGGCTTTCCGCCTCCTGACCGCGCCCGAGGAGCGGCGGGCGGCCAGTTCCGTTCACTGCCGCCGCTCCGCAGTTCGACGCCGGTCCGTGTCCTCGATGGCGTGCCGCACCGCCGTCCTGATCACCAGGTACAGGACGGCTTGGCCGACCAGCCACAGGACCAGGGCGAAGAACATCTCAGGGACCGAGGCGTCGAACGACATGGACGGCACGCTAGCTCGACGCGTCCGCTCCCGCTGTCCCGCGCGTCACCGACGTCGGACGTAGAACTCGTTGCCGTCGGGGTCGGCCAGCGTGACGGTGCCGTCCTCGGCGACCTCGACAGGTGTCGCGCCGAGGGACAACAGCCGGTCGACCTCGGCCTGTTGGTCGGCATCGCCCGGGGTGAGGTCGAAGCGTTGCCGGTTCCGCGCCGGCTTGGGGTTCAGCGGCGGGCCGCCCCACGCGACCTTGGTGCCGCCCTGCGGTGACTGGATCGCCGTCTCCTCGTCCTGGTCCCACACCAGCGGCCAGCCCAGCGCGGCGCTCCAGAACTGGCCGACCTGCCGGGTGCCGTCACAGGCGAGTTCCGCGAGTGGGCCGCAGCCGGCGAGGAAGCTGTTCCCCGCTTCGATCACACAGAACTCGTTGCCCTCGGGGTCGGCGAGGACGACGTGTTCCTCCTCGGGCAGCTGCCCGACGTCGAGGTGGTTGCCGCCGAGCCCGAGTGCCCTCTCCACAAGGTGACGCTGGTCGGCCTCGCTGGTGGGGGTGAGGTGCAGGTGTACGAGGTTCGGGCCTTCCTTCTTCGTCTGGCTGGCCACGAAGCGGAGGCTGACCTGGGCAGCTTCCCCCGGCAGCAGCACGGCGTCGTCTTCCTTGACGACCTCCCGCCCGAGCATTCCGGCCCAGAACGTGGCCAGGCGAGCGGGGTCGTGCGCGTCATAGCTCAGCGTCAGCATTCGCGAGGACATGACCGCACCGTAGACGCGGCCCGGTCCGGCGACAACGCGAATTCCGAGCGACTGTCGACCGCCGACTTGCCATGATCCAGTGATGGTTGAAGATTCGACGCCCGTCACCGTGCACGTCTACTGCCGGGTCGAGGTGACCATCACCGAAGCGGCGGCGGTCATCGACCACGCGGTCGCCGACCTGCGCGCGGCCGACATCGACTGGTCCACCGAGGAGGACGACCTCGACGCGGCTGCCGACGAGCTGCGCGCCGACGTCACCACCGCGCTGGAGAGCGTTGTGGACATCAGCCGAGTCGTCGAGAGCATTCCCGGGGTGGAGTTTCGTGGGGGCCACTGCTGGGCCGAGCACGGGCCGGCCCGGGACCCGTACCGGGGCCCGGGATCGGTGACCCCCACGGCTCGCATGGTCGTGGCCGACCGGGGTAGGAGGGACGGCACCCCCTAGGAAGCGAGGTGCACACAATGCCAACCGCACGCGAGATCATGACGAACGACGTGAGCTGTGTCCGCGAGCAGGACGACCTGGCATCGGCCGCGAAGCAGATGGCCGAGCTGGGGGTCGGATCACTGCCCATCTGCGGGGACGACAACCGACTCAAGGGCATGTTGACCGACCGCGACATCGTGGTGAAGGTGCTGGCCGAGGGTCGGGACCCGGCGAACGTGACGGCCGGTGAGCTCGCCCAGGGTGAGGCGGTGACCATCGGCGCGGACGACGACGCGGCCGAGATCCTGCGCACCATGGGCCAGCACAAGGTACGCCGGCTGCCGGTGATCGACGGCCACGAGCTGGTCGGCATCGTGGCGGTGGCCGACGTGGCCCGGTCCCTGCCGGAGCGCCCGGTCGGCGACCTGATCGAGGCGATCTCCGAGCGCGGCTGACCGGCACCGACGACATCGATCGCCGCCCTCCGGACCTACCGGTGGGCGGCGATCCGCGCGCGGCGGTCAGGGGACGGGCGTGAGCGGGACCGTCTCGCCGCGCGTGATCGTGCGTACCTGCCGTACCCAGCCACGGCGGCGGGCCTCGTCGACGAAGTGCGCCAGTGGCGAGCGGAACACCGGATAGTCGTCGTAGTGGATCGGCACCGTCAGCCGGGGCCGGATCAGCTCCACCAGGTCGGCGCCCTGCCGGGCGTCCATGGTCAGCAGGATCCCGGCGACCTTCGTGCCGCCGAGGTGGATGAGCAGCGCGTCGATGTCCGGATACCGCTCGGGGATCGCGGCGAGCATCGGCCGGTTGAGCGTGTCACCGGTGACGTAGAGCCGGAACTCGCGCCGTCCGGCGCGCTCCACGTCGATCATCGTGCCCATCACGTCGGGCATCAGGTGGTCGAGGACGCCGGGGCCGTGCTGGCCGGGCATCGAGGTGAGGCGCACCGTCGTACCGTCGCGGTGTAGCTCGTGCGACGACCAGGTCGGCAGGCCCTCGGCGGCCCGGAAGCCCCAGCGGCGCAGCCTGCGGGCCGCCGCAGGGGTGGTGACGACCGGCAGGGCGCGGTCCAGTTCCCGGCGGGCCACCCGGTCGAAGTGGTCGCCGTGCAGGTGCGAGAGCACCACCGCATCCAGCTCGGGGAGCTGGGCGAGCCGCAGCGCCGGGTCCGTGCGTCGGCGCGACCACAGACCCTTGCCGAGGTACGCCCGCTGGCCCCGGTGCAGGAAGTTCGGGTCGGTCAGCAGCGTGCAGCCGCCGATCCGCAGCACCGTCGTCGCGGTGCCGATGAAGGTCACCTGCGGTTGCTCCGCCATCGTGTCCACCTCCTCCGGGTGCGGTACCCCGGCCGGGGCCGGTCAAGCGGAGCGCCGGACGTCAGTCCGCCTCGGACGCGGGTTCGTCGCTGTCGGGCTGGGCGGTGTCGGGCTGGGCAGTGTCGGGCCGGGCCTCCGGGAGGCGTTCCATCAGCCTGGTGAGCACGCCGTTGGCGAAGGTGGCGCCGAGCGCCGAGCCGGCCCCGATGGTCCAGCCGACGGGCCCGAGCGGGGTGCAGCCGAAGAACTGGCTCACCCCCGGCGTCTGCACCACGACGGCGAGCACCCCCAGCGACGCCGCCGTGGACGCCAACACCGTCGGGCTGGTGCCGCCAGCCAGGATGGTCTGCCCGAGTTGGGTGCCGACCAGGGAGACCAGTGCGACGGTGCCGGCCCGCTGTCGGCGGCCGGTGTAGCGGGCCAGCGTCCAGCCCGTCGTCGCGCCGAGCGTGGTGGCCGC
It contains:
- a CDS encoding type II toxin-antitoxin system prevent-host-death family antitoxin: MSAEAVHYNMHDAKTHLSRIIERVERGEEIIIDRAGTPVAKVVPLVRRANRTAVGSLAGQLDLSGDWDSPQTNAEIADDFGIGA
- a CDS encoding DUF3566 domain-containing protein; this encodes MTETQAKSGNTGTSTNPVDEEAAKGGTPATGRAAVGRATVPADAPAPKFTRAPGMTPPPEQPGEDVGSGDKTEASAAETPTSAATTPAGSASSAARPSTTQPIGLRAGQAASTSATGTQPRITPGTAQPQSDTTRVGAAAGRPASGGGLPPGIGNASAVGAARVGEAVRAARTSVSSAASRGPRRARLNLKRIDPWSVMKFAFAVSVVLFIVVVVATSVLYLALDAMGVFQSVNESLSDLVNAGGGQSTSGFQITAKGVILSSALIGLVNVVLFTALATLGAFVYNVCADLVGGIELTLAERD
- a CDS encoding class I SAM-dependent methyltransferase gives rise to the protein MSVEGWLADTRTSYDTVADSYAESLRNFLDETPYERATLALFAGFVQAAGGGPVVDVGCGSGRITAYLHELGVDAFGIDLSPRMIDVARRDHPGLRFEVGSMTDLDLVEGSVAGLVAWYSLIHIPDDQVGSVFAHFRRVMRPGSPLLLSFHVGDGSRLKTQGYGGHPMKVYVHRRQPAQMAAWLQDGGFTVEAQMTLTSAESSLGGIIFARRQS
- a CDS encoding type II toxin-antitoxin system VapC family toxin; the protein is MNLLLDTHVALWAITGDPTLGTELLDQLRHEPDIFLSPVTLWEITIKQSTGKLAGPPDLAERVRDMGFRDLPVTHAHAIAAGRLPSHHRDPFDRMLVAQAITEGLTLASRDASIALYDVDVLKV
- a CDS encoding VOC family protein: MSSRMLTLSYDAHDPARLATFWAGMLGREVVKEDDAVLLPGEAAQVSLRFVASQTKKEGPNLVHLHLTPTSEADQRHLVERALGLGGNHLDVGQLPEEEHVVLADPEGNEFCVIEAGNSFLAGCGPLAELACDGTRQVGQFWSAALGWPLVWDQDEETAIQSPQGGTKVAWGGPPLNPKPARNRQRFDLTPGDADQQAEVDRLLSLGATPVEVAEDGTVTLADPDGNEFYVRRR
- a CDS encoding DLW-39 family protein, translating into MFKKLLILAGVVGVAAVVFNKIKASNDERALWHEATTAPDLR
- a CDS encoding CBS domain-containing protein, with the translated sequence MPTAREIMTNDVSCVREQDDLASAAKQMAELGVGSLPICGDDNRLKGMLTDRDIVVKVLAEGRDPANVTAGELAQGEAVTIGADDDAAEILRTMGQHKVRRLPVIDGHELVGIVAVADVARSLPERPVGDLIEAISERG
- a CDS encoding type II toxin-antitoxin system VapC family toxin; the protein is MGKHRVIVVDALVLADALVDDGPVGDAARAELTGDPHWAAPSHLLVEVLSLIRGKVLGGKLGLARAQEAIDTLPSLVIDEVGVAMLVDRMWQMRGNVTAYDAAYVAAAELMACPLVTGDGRLAKASGIRCEIRLLAAS
- a CDS encoding MBL fold metallo-hydrolase — translated: MAEQPQVTFIGTATTVLRIGGCTLLTDPNFLHRGQRAYLGKGLWSRRRTDPALRLAQLPELDAVVLSHLHGDHFDRVARRELDRALPVVTTPAAARRLRRWGFRAAEGLPTWSSHELHRDGTTVRLTSMPGQHGPGVLDHLMPDVMGTMIDVERAGRREFRLYVTGDTLNRPMLAAIPERYPDIDALLIHLGGTKVAGILLTMDARQGADLVELIRPRLTVPIHYDDYPVFRSPLAHFVDEARRRGWVRQVRTITRGETVPLTPVP
- the gyrA gene encoding intein-containing DNA gyrase subunit A codes for the protein MVAHDRIEPVGLEVEMQRSYLDYAMSVIVGRALPDVRDGLKPVHRKILYAMFDSGYRPDRGYVKCSRVVGDVMGQFHPHGDSAIYDALVRMAQPWSLRYPLVDGNGNFGSPGNDPAAAMRYCITGNVRIRTAEGSVRIADVVADAAPSSEIDIDLKVRDRNGDLVRASKFFHSGEHPTLRLRTREGYELTGTHNHPVLCLVDVAGVPTLLWKLLAEISPGDRVVLQRSVPDEIGYPMLEHVEAAVLAGAFVSEGWVSANRAGFNNVDREFFVRVLAAYNLAVGGPRYVSERVIASGSVLHELDVQDVAALRASVLGEMVGARSAAKFVPEFVWQGPAAIKRAFLQALFEGDGSSSLLPRNTIQISYSTRSERLAAEVQQLLLEFGVISRQTRYDDGEIKVVVTNRRDARIFAAHVGFLGRKQAKLEAELAQVPASSTALASDHVPLVGDFIREHGASRWTERDWLRRHNVDRIERWERDRDEIAARITNSEVLDVVEPLVDGRFYYAEVAQITDAGVQPVYSVRVDTDDHSFVSDGFVSHNTECKLDPLAMEMLRDIDEDTVDLQDNYDGRAKEPTILPSRIPNLLVNGSEGIAVGMATKIPPHNLREIGAAVQWCLEHPEEDEETTLEALLGIVKGPDFPTHGLIVGTTAIQDAYRTGRGSIRMRAVVEVEEDKRGRPCLVVSELPYQVNPDNLAERIAELIKEGKLAGIADIRDESSGRTGMRIVLVLKRDAVAKVVLNNLYKHTQLQETFGANMLALVDGVPRTLNLAQFIRYYVEHQIDVIRRRTAFRLRKAEERAHILRGLAKALDALDEVIALIRRSPTVEDARQGLIRLLEIDEIQATAILDMQLRRLAALERQRILDDLAKLEIEIADLKDILAKPERQRKIVSEELGEIVAKWGDDRRTQIIPFDGEVSMEDLIAREDVVVTITRTGYAKRTKVDLYRSQRRGGKGVSGATLRQDDIVSHFFVCSTHDWILFFTNKGRVYRAKAYELPEASRVAKGQHVANLLAFQPDEQIAQIIEIPDYQVAPYLVLATKNGLVKKTRLEEFDSNRSGGIIAINLRDEDELVGAALAAPEDDLLLVSKKAQAIRFNASDEALRPMGRATSGVIGMRFTDDDVLLAMEVVREGLDVLVATNGGYAKRTPIEEYPVQGRGGKGVLTAKITERRGGLVGAVVIDPDDELFAITSNGGVIRTPVKPVRRTRDRNTMGVKLMDLPDGVTIVAIARNADEPDEQD